A single window of Planctomycetia bacterium DNA harbors:
- a CDS encoding metal ABC transporter permease yields the protein MDTLYNLFIEPLTQPFFQKALLGGTLVAIVCGVVGCFVILRRMAFLGDALSHAMLAGVTGGYLIMQFLYGDAANAPRAAS from the coding sequence ATGGACACGCTGTACAACTTGTTCATCGAACCGCTGACGCAGCCTTTCTTTCAGAAGGCGCTTTTGGGCGGGACTCTCGTCGCTATCGTCTGTGGCGTCGTGGGTTGCTTTGTGATTTTGCGGCGGATGGCCTTCCTCGGCGACGCGCTCTCGCACGCCATGCTGGCCGGCGTGACCGGCGGCTATCTGATCATGCAGTTCTTGTATGGCGACGCTGCCAACGCGCCGCGAGCAGCGAGCC